The following proteins are co-located in the Apium graveolens cultivar Ventura chromosome 5, ASM990537v1, whole genome shotgun sequence genome:
- the LOC141723938 gene encoding protein ROOT HAIR DEFECTIVE 3-like, producing MGKNGECCSTHLIEGDGTFNVSGLENFMKEVKLSECGLSYAVVSIMGPQSSGKSTLLNHLFHTNFREMDAYRGRSQTTKGIWMARCSGIEPCTIVMDLEGTDGRERGEDDTAFEKQSALFALAVSDIVLINMWCHDIGREQAANKPLLKTVFQVMMRLFSPRKTTLMFVIRDKTRTPLENLEPVLREDIQKIWDSVPKPHAHKETPLSEFFNVEVVALSSYEEKEEQFREQVASLRQRFNQSIAPGGLAGDRRGVVPASGFSFSSQEIWRVIKENKDLDLPAHKVMVATVRCEEISSEKYSSFIANKDWTEVEETVQSHPVPGFGKKLSSILETCLSEYDAEATYFEDGVRSSKRRQLEEKLLQIVQPAYQSMLGHIRSRTLDKFKDAFDDSLKGGQGFAVAARHSTKAFLKFFDEESADAIIKQANWDTAKVREKVQRDIDAHVAAVRATKLSELTTTYEKKLSEALSAPVEALLDGASDDTWPSIRKLLQRESEVAVSNFSTALSGFEMDEQDKDRMLSSLEDHARGIVEGKAKEEAGRVMMRMKDRFTTLFSQDSDSMPRIWTGNEDIRAITKTARSASLKMLSVMSAIRLEDETDNIENTLSLALVESNSGSASNKSASSLDALASSTWEKVPASKTLITPVQCKSLWRQFKTETEYTVTQAIAAQEASKRSNNWLPPPWAIVAIILLGFNEFMTLLRNPLWLLVIFVGYLLTKALWVQLDISGEFRHGALPGLLSLSTKFLPTVMNLLKKLAEEGQAPTTGNNQRNPSLAAKSSPSGSGHISSSASSEVISSENGTEYSSPAVRDKTQ from the exons ATGG GTAAAAACGGTGAATGTTGCTCAACTCATCTCATAGAAGGTGATGGCACTTTTAATGTTTCCGGTCTTGAAAATTTTATGAAAGAAGTGAAGCTGTCTGAGTGCGGACTTTCATATGCAGTGGTTTCTATCATGGGACCACAAAGTAGTG GAAAAAGTACACTACTCAATCATCTGTTCCATACGAATTTCAGGGAGATGGATGCCTATAGAGGAAG GTCCCAAACTACTAAAGGCATATGGATGGCAAGATGTTCCGGCATTGAGCCTTGTACCATTGTAATGGATCTGGAGGGTACAGATGGAAGAGAACGGGGAGAG GATGATACTGCATTTGAAAAGCAGAGTGCTCTCTTTGCCCTTGCTGTTTCAGATATTGTGCTGATCAATAT GTGGTGTCATGACATTGGACGGGAGCAGGCTGCAAACAAGCCACTCTTGAAGACTGTTTTTCAG GTCATGATGCGATTGTTCAGCCCTCGTAAAACAACTTTAATGTTTGTCATACGTGATAAAACAAGG ACGCCTCTGGAAAACTTGGAACCTGTTTTGAGGGAAGATATACAGAAG ATATGGGATTCTGTTCCCAAACCACATGCTCATAAGGAAACCCCCCTTAGTGAATTTTTTAAC GTTGAAGTTGTGGCTCTTTCTAGTTACGAAGAGAAGGAAGAGCAATTTAGGGAGCAG GTTGCTAGCTTGAGGCAGCGATTCAACCAGTCTATAGCACCTGGTGGGCTTGCCGGGGATAGGAGGGGTGTGGTTCCCGCTTCAGGGTTTTCTTTCAGTTCACAAGAAATCTGGAGGGTCATTAAAGAGAATAAGGATCTTGACCTGCCGGCACACAAG GTCATGGTTGCAACTGTACGTTGTGAAGAGATTTCCAGTGAAAAGTATTCATCTTTTATTGCAAACAAG GACTGGACTGAAGTGGAAGAGACTGTGCAGTCGCATCCTGTACCAGGTTTTGGAAAGAAGCTTAGCTCAATTCTTGAGACTTGTCTGTCTGA ATATGATGCAGAAGCTACATACTTTGAAGACGGCGTTAGGTCTTCAAAGAGAAGGCAGTTAGAAGAAAAACTACTGCAG ATTGTCCAACCAGCCTACCAATCCATGCTTGGGCATATTCGATCAAGAACATTAGACAAGTTTAAAGATGCATTTGATGATTCTTTAAAAGGTGGACAAGGATTTGCTGTGGCTGCTCGGCATTCCACCAAggctttcttgaaattttttgatgAAGAGAGTGCAG ATGCCATTATTAAGCAAGCAAATTGGGACACTGCAAAAGTAAGAGAAAAGGTTCAACGTGATATAGATGCACATGTAGCTGCAGTTCGTGCTACTAAGCTGTCTGAGCTTACTACAACCTATGAG AAAAAATTAAGCGAGGCATTATCAGCCCCCGTGGAAGCTCTTCTAGATGGTGCTAGTGATGACACCTGGCCTTCAATAAGGAAACTTCTTCAGCGCGAATCTGAAGTTGCAGTGTCTAATTTTTCTACTGCACTGTCCGGGTTTGAAATGGATGAACAAGACAAGGACAGAATGCTTTCCAGCTTAGAGGATCATGCGAGAGGGATTGTTGAAGGGAAGGCAAAAGAAGAAGCTGGGAGAGTTATGATGCGTATGAAAGACAG ATTCACGACACTATTTAGCCAAGATTCTGATTCGATGCCGCGTATCTGGACCGGAAACGAAGACATCAGGGCAATTACCAAAACAGCTCGCTCTGCA TCGTTGAAGATGCTGTCTGTAATGTCCGCAATACGTTTGGAAGATGAAACTGATAATATCGAAAACACCCTGTCACTTGCTTTGGTTGAATCCAACAGTGGTTCTGCATCAAATAAATCTGCCAGCTCGCTTGATGCACTGGCTTCAAGCACTTGGGAAAAG GTTCCTGCATCCAAAACACTAATTACTCCTGTACAGTGCAAATCATTATGGAGACAATTTAAGACAGAGACAGAGTACACAGTTACACAAGCCATTGCTGCCCAG GAAGCTAGCAAGCGTAGTAACAATTGGTTGCCACCTCCATGGGCAATTGTGGCCATTATATTGCTAGGTTTCAACGAATTTATGACACTTTTGAG AAATCCTTTGTGGCTCCTTGTCATCTTTGTTGGTTATCTACTTACCAAAGCCCTCTGGGTGCAACTAGACATCTCGGGTGAATTCCGCCATGGGGCT CTTCCTGGGCTTCTCTCTTTATCCACCAAGTTCCTTCCTACTGTAATGAACCTTTTGAAGAAACTTGCTGAGGAGGGACAAGCGCCTACAACTGGTAATAATCAAAGAAACCCCTCACTAGCAGCAAAGAGTTCTCCCAGTGGAAGTGGTCACATATCATCGAGTGCGTCATCTGAGGTAATTAGTTCCGAAAATGGAACTGAATACTCAAGCCCAGCAGTACGTGACAAAACTCAGTAA